The proteins below come from a single Perca flavescens isolate YP-PL-M2 chromosome 8, PFLA_1.0, whole genome shotgun sequence genomic window:
- the nudt7 gene encoding peroxisomal coenzyme A diphosphatase NUDT7: MHIKQETIAILKQFDSGNKFSSLSVLPKASVLIPLVVKNGELCTLMTLRSKELRTSAGEVCFPGGKRDPSDRDDVDTALREAEEEIGLSPDDVQVVCRLVPLISKSGLLVTPVVGFIEESFCPCPNPAEVSAVFTVPLDFFTSDEDHDAIHSVAGTMGSLQSFYFVDPDSGSQYHIWGLTAVFARLVATLALRKKLEFDVVFDPDNPLAFLLQILHRRTSKL; this comes from the exons ATGCATATTAAACAGGAGACGATAGCCATTTTAAAGCAGTTTGACAGTGGGAACAAGTTCTCCTCTCTGTCGGTGCTGCCCAAAGCCTCAGTGCTGATCCCACTGGTTGTGAAGAATGGAGAGCTGTGCACCTTGATGACCCTGCGTTCAAAAGAG ctgaGGACCAGTGCTGGTGAGGTGTGTTTCCCGGGCGGGAAGAGAGACCCCAGTGACAGAGATGATGTAGACACAGCTCtgagagaggcagaggaggagatAGGTCTATCACCTGATGATGTTCAGGTGGTCTGTAGACTGGTCCCTCTCATCAGTAAG AGTGGTCTGTTGGTGACCCCGGTGGTTGGCTTCATAGAGGAGTCATTCTGTCCCTGTCCAAACCCAGCTGAGGTCAGTGCCGTGTTCACAGTCCCTCTGGACTTCTTCACCAGTGACGAGGACCACGACGCTATCCACAGTGTTGCTGGGACGATGGGGTCGCtgcaatcattttattttgtggaCCCTGATTCAGGAAGCCAGTATCACATATGGGGCCTCACTGCTGTGTTTGCCAGACTGGTTGCTACCCTTGCTCTCAGGAAAAAACTTGAGTTTGATGTTGTTTTTGACCCTGACAATCCGTTAGCCTTCTTACTACAGATTCTACATAGAAGAACTAGTAAACTATGA